Genomic DNA from Bacteroides zhangwenhongii:
CCCGCAACGTAATTTTGAAGAGATGTATTATTATCGTTGGTGGTCATTGCGCAAGCATATCAAGGAAACTCCTGTGGGATATGGTATGACGGAGTTTCTCGTTCAGCGTTCCTATTCTGATAAATATAACCTGATCGCTTGTGCGATCGGACATCATATTTATGAGAGCCGTTGGTTACGTGACCCGAAATATCTGGATCAGATTATTCATACATGGTATCGCGGTAATGATGGAGGACCGATGAAGAAAATGAATAAGTTCAGTTCATGGAATGCAGATGCGGTATTGGCACGCTATATGGTCGATGGCGACAAAGACTTTATGCTGGACATGAAGAAAGACCTGGAGACCGAGTATCAACGCTGGGAAAGTACGAACCGCTTGAAGAATGGATTGTACTGGCAGGGGGATGTGCAGGATGGAATGGAAGAATCTATCAGTGGCGGACGGAAGAAAAAATATGCCCGCCCGACAATCAATAGTTATATGTATGGTAATGCGAAAGCGCTTTCGTTGATGGGAATTCTTTCCGGTGACGAGGGGATGGCTATGAAATATGGTATGAGAGCAGACACGTTGAGATATCTGGTAGAAAATGAGTTGTGGAATACCCGTCACCAGTTTTTTGAAACGATGCGTACAGACTCTTCAGCAAATGTCCGTGAAGCAATCGGATATATTCCCTGGTATTTCAACCTGCCGGATACGACAAAGAAATATGAAGTTGCCTGGAAAGAGATTCTGGATGAAAAAGGCTTCTCTGCTCCTTACGGATTGACTACTGCAGAGCGTCGTCATCCGGAATTCCGTACACGTGGAGTGGGTAAGTGTGAGTGGGACGGAGCTATCTGGCCGTTTGCTTCTGCACAGACATTGACAGCAATGGCTAACTTTATGAATAATTATCCGCAGACCGTATTGTCTGACAGTGTATATTTCCGTCAGATGGAATTGTATGTGGAGTCACAATATCATCGTGGTCGTCCTTACATTGGCGAATATCTGGATGAGGTGACCGGTTATTGGTTGAAAGGGGATCAGGAGCGCAGCCGCTACTATAATCATTCTACTTTCAACGATTTGATGATTACAGGACTGATTGGACTTCGTCCGCGTCTGGATAATACAATTGAAGTAAATCCGTTGATCCCTGTCGACAAATGGGATTGGTTCTGCTTGGATAATGTGCTATATCATGGTCATAATTTGACGATTCTTTGGGATAAGAACGGCGATCGTTATCATTGTGGAAAAGGCTTACGCATTTTTGTGGATGGTAAAGAAGTCGGTCATGCAGATACATTGACAAGAATCGTTTGTAAGGATGTACTCAAATAATCATTTATCTGATAATATAGATAGGATAGTCTGAACAATGAATATAAAGAAATATCTCCTTCTTTTTCTTTGCCTGCCATGTTTTATGCAGGCAAAGATTATAACAATCAGCCGCCTTACCTGTGAAATGCAGGAAGGTCTGGTAGTGGTCGAAGGTTCACCTCGCTTGGGATGGGCGATGGAATCACCTCAAAACGGGACACGACAATCAGCCTATGAAATAGACATTCGGGAAGCTTTTACAGGACGTCAAATCTGGAATAGTGGAAAAGTCTATTCTTCACAGAGCCAGCTGGTTTCTATAAAAGGGGCAGATATACGTCCTGATAATCCGTTCAATTATAGTTGGCGTGTTCGTGTTTGGGATGAGACAGATGCACCCTCTGAATGGAGCCGTGAAGCACAGTTCCGCTCTGCTTCCTCAAGACTTTCCGAAGGAAAATGGATTGGAGCTATCACTCACCAGAATGCTCATTTGCCGGAAGGACGCAAGTTTCACGGTGGAGAGTTGAAGAAACCGGAGGTAAAGGCAGCTTGGGAAGCAGTGGATACTTTAGCAAAGAAAAGTATTTGTTTGCGAAGAACATTCCAGGTGGGAGATACAACAGAAGGGAATACAAACCGTCAATCGGGCAAGAAAATAGTAGAAGCAACCGCATACGTTTGTGGTTTGGGATTCTATGAATTCTCTTTGAATGGAAAGAAAGTAGGTAACAGTGAATTTGCTCCACTGTGGAGTGATTATGATAAAACTGTTTACTATAACACGTATGATGTAACGGAACAATTGCGGCATGGTGAGAATGCCGTGGGAATCTTATTGGGGAATGGATTCTATAATGTGCAGGGAGGACGTTATCGCAAATTACAGATAAGTTTTGGTCCTCCTACACTTTTATTTGAACTGGTTATTAATTACGAAGACGGAACATCTACAGCACTCCGTTCTGACAATGACTGGAAATATGATTTTAGTCCGGTAACTTTCAATTGCATATATGGAGGTGAGGATTACGATGCGCGTTGTGAGCAAAAAGGATGGAATCAGGTTGGCTTTGATGATAGTCATTGGCGTCCGGTAGTTATACAGGAAGCTCCTAAAGGAATACTACGTCCACAGATGGCGCCTCCGGTGAAAATCATGGAACGATATGATATTCAAAAGGTAACCAAACTAAATGCAGAACAGGTTGCTTCAGCTTCTAAATCGACTAAAAGAACTGTCGATCCTTCTGCTTTCGTGTTGGATATGGGGCAAAATTTGGCTGGCTTTCCAGAAATAACAGTACGTGGCAAACGTGGACAGAAAGTGACTCTGCTCGTAGCCGAAGCATTGACAGATGAAGGTGCCTGTAATCAGCGACAAACGGGACGTCAACACTATTATGAATATACACTGAAAGGTGAAGGTGACGAAACCTGGCATCCTCGTTTCTCTTATTACGGTTTTAGATATATTCAAGTCGAGGGGGTTGTCTTAAAAGGTCAAAAGAATCCGCAGAAGTTGCCTGTGTTGAAGAATATTCAATCCTGTTTCGTATTTAATTCAGCTAAGAAAGTTTCCACTTTCGAATCATCCAACCGAATATTTAATGCTGCCCATCGATTGATCGAAAAAGCAGTGCGTAGCAATATGCAGTCTGTGTTTACAGATTGTCCGCATCGTGAAAAACTAGGCTGGCTGGAGCAGGTGCATCTGAATGGTCCTGGGTTATTATACAACTATGATTTGACAGCTTATGCTCCGCAGATTATGCAGAATATGGCAGATGCGCAACATGCCAACGGTGCCATGCCGACAACTGCTCCGGAATACGTGGTTTTTGAAGGTCCGGGTATGGATGCATTTGCCGAATCTCCGGAATGGGGTGGTTCTCTGGTTATTTTCCCATTTATGTACTATGAGACGTATGGAGATGACTCGTTGATTAAGAAATATTATTCGAATATGCGCCGTTATGTGGATTATCTGAAGACTCGTGCAGAGATGGGTATTCTTTCTTTCGGCTTGGGAGATTGGTATGATTATGGAGATTTTCGTGCCGGATTCTCTAGGAACACACCGGTTCCCCTGGTGGCTACCGCGCATTATTATATGACAGTAATGTATTTAATAAAAGCTGCGAAAATGGTTGGCAATGACTTTGACATTCATTATTATACTTCTTTGGCACATGAAATACTTGCCGCATTTAATAAATGTTTTCTCAATAAAGAGACAGCACAGTATGGTACAGGGAGCCAATGTAGTAATGCACTTCCGTTATTCCTCCAGATGACGCAGGATTCAGATGAACAAGGCAGTTATCAACCGGATGCAAAGTTGGATGAGAAAGTACTTATGAATCTGATTAAAGATGTGGAAGCACATGGCAATCGCTTAACGACCGGTGATGTGGGTAACCGCTATCTGATTCAGACACTGGCGCGTAATGGTCAGCACGAACTTATTTATAAGATGTTCAACCACGAAGAAGCTCCCGGATATGGCTTCCAGTTGAAATTCGGTGCTACCACCTTAACCGAGCAATGGGATCCCCGCCAAGGTTCTTCCTGGAATCATTTTATGATGGGACAGATTGATGAATGGTTCTTTAATTCACTGGTCGGTATTCGTCCATCTACTACCTATCAAAAGTTTATCATCGCTCCCCAGCCTGTAGGAGATTTGAAATATGTCAAAGCATCGTATGAAACTTTATATGGTACTATTGTTGTGGATTGGACTAGCCAGAATGGCACTTTCACTTTAAACATATCTGTTCCGGTGAATACTACGGCTGTTGTTTATCTTCCGGGAGAAAAAGAACCCAAAGAGATACAGAGTGGAACATATCAATTAGTTTGTGCAAAATGAAAGAACCTTTTGCATATATTTGTAGAATAAAAAAAAATGTATTCATGATTCTTTAGAAGACAATGATGAAATATAATTTAATAATATCGATTATGAATTTACGGACAACTCTTCTCGTCTTTCTTTGCTTCTGTGCAACCACAGTTCTTCGTGCCGAGCGTGTGGATATGTTGAAGGCCGGTGCAAAAGCAAATGGTAAGGCTCTTAATACAAAGCTAATCAATTCAACGATTGATCGTTTGAACCGTGGCGGCGGAGGTACTCTTTTCTTTCCTGCCGGGACTTACCTGACAGGAAGTATCCATCTGAAAAGCAAC
This window encodes:
- a CDS encoding glycoside hydrolase family 78 protein, which produces MNIKKYLLLFLCLPCFMQAKIITISRLTCEMQEGLVVVEGSPRLGWAMESPQNGTRQSAYEIDIREAFTGRQIWNSGKVYSSQSQLVSIKGADIRPDNPFNYSWRVRVWDETDAPSEWSREAQFRSASSRLSEGKWIGAITHQNAHLPEGRKFHGGELKKPEVKAAWEAVDTLAKKSICLRRTFQVGDTTEGNTNRQSGKKIVEATAYVCGLGFYEFSLNGKKVGNSEFAPLWSDYDKTVYYNTYDVTEQLRHGENAVGILLGNGFYNVQGGRYRKLQISFGPPTLLFELVINYEDGTSTALRSDNDWKYDFSPVTFNCIYGGEDYDARCEQKGWNQVGFDDSHWRPVVIQEAPKGILRPQMAPPVKIMERYDIQKVTKLNAEQVASASKSTKRTVDPSAFVLDMGQNLAGFPEITVRGKRGQKVTLLVAEALTDEGACNQRQTGRQHYYEYTLKGEGDETWHPRFSYYGFRYIQVEGVVLKGQKNPQKLPVLKNIQSCFVFNSAKKVSTFESSNRIFNAAHRLIEKAVRSNMQSVFTDCPHREKLGWLEQVHLNGPGLLYNYDLTAYAPQIMQNMADAQHANGAMPTTAPEYVVFEGPGMDAFAESPEWGGSLVIFPFMYYETYGDDSLIKKYYSNMRRYVDYLKTRAEMGILSFGLGDWYDYGDFRAGFSRNTPVPLVATAHYYMTVMYLIKAAKMVGNDFDIHYYTSLAHEILAAFNKCFLNKETAQYGTGSQCSNALPLFLQMTQDSDEQGSYQPDAKLDEKVLMNLIKDVEAHGNRLTTGDVGNRYLIQTLARNGQHELIYKMFNHEEAPGYGFQLKFGATTLTEQWDPRQGSSWNHFMMGQIDEWFFNSLVGIRPSTTYQKFIIAPQPVGDLKYVKASYETLYGTIVVDWTSQNGTFTLNISVPVNTTAVVYLPGEKEPKEIQSGTYQLVCAK